A part of Gossypium hirsutum isolate 1008001.06 chromosome A07, Gossypium_hirsutum_v2.1, whole genome shotgun sequence genomic DNA contains:
- the LOC107952865 gene encoding pentatricopeptide repeat-containing protein At3g07290, mitochondrial, translating into MFLRKSIAKLPCTSPALNTASFISSYNQTTPQDIAHRASFLINQPNWKTNKTLKSFVSHMNPTVAAQVILLQNHHFSLALRFFQWVCQHSTYCYDITSRIRLLKLLVSSNSFRIAHKAVIELIKTCSSNENDLLKLMEALDEMRETGFRLNYPCYSILLMSIAKLSMGFLAFLVYRRMIAEGFALAAIDYGMIINALSKVAFVCQAEMFMSQSLKLGFGFGTHVCTSLVLGYCRKKDLLEAFRVLEVMSKSGGCEANSVTYSILIHGLCEIGKVEEAFALKEGMKEKGCQPSIRTYTVLIKALCDDGLIGKALDLVREMIGEGCKPNVYTYTVLIDGLCREGKIEEANGMFRQMEKGGVYPGIVTYNALINGYCKEGKIVSAFELLSLMEKRNCKPNIRTYNELIEGLCRVNRPYKAMILLGRVVNNGLLPNCLSYNILINGFCREGHFDMAFKIFEFMNSFGVDTDAYSFTAMIDGLCKQGRLKLANGLLGKMIKKGIEPDEVTFTSLMDGFCKSGNTGGASKLLKMMIENGCLKTCHAFNSILHVLSKECELVKQYALFGKILKHGLGPSVVTYTILVGALFQADKVDQSLSMIELMKQVGCPPGVYTYNVMVNGLCQFGRVEVAERILDSMSDLGVSPNHVTYTILVKAHVYAGRLDRALEIVSDMVKNGFQPNSRVYSALLTGFISSNKTTEVAHSRSISPLYVWSPSTAENYDECVSSNILKEMDLEHAFKLQVEIEKFGGSVSDFYNFLIVGLCEVGRIVDAEHLTKDILRQGSYPEKACFSVIDWHSKNSNCNECLKFLDLILSNGFVPSLASYSSVIHSMHTKGNIIEAQRLFSDLMKYNNIGDAKAALPHIEFLVNTDEPEKCIDLLKLIEQMVNRERPVI; encoded by the coding sequence ATGTTTCTCAGAAAAAGCATCGCCAAACTCCCCTGCACATCTCCTGCGCTTAACACTGCTTCTTTCATTTCCTCTTACAACCAAACAACCCCGCAAGATATTGCTCATCGAGCTTCTTTCTTAATCAACCAACCCAACTGGAAGACCAACAAGACCCTCAAATCCTTTGTTTCCCACATGAACCCCACCGTTGCTGCCCAGGTCATCCTCCTCCAAAACCACCATTTCTCACTCGCTCTCCGGTTTTTCCAATGGGTTTGTCAACACTCCACTTACTGCTACGATATAACTAGTAGAATCCGCCTCTTGAAACTGCTCGTATCCTCCAATTCATTTCGAATTGCTCATAAGGCGGTGATTGAGCTCATCAAAACCTGTAGTAGCAATGAGAACGATCTTTTGAAGCTAATGGAAGCGCTTGATGAGATGAGGGAGACCGGTTTTCGCTTAAATTACCCTTGTTATAGCATTCTCTTGATGTCAATAGCTAAGTTAAGTATGGGGTTTTTAGCTTTTTTGGTTTATAGAAGAATGATAGCTGAAGGCTTTGCTCTTGCTGCTATTGATTATGGAATGATAATCAATGCTTTATCCAAAGTTGCCTTTGTGTGTCAAGCTGAAATGTTCATGTCCCAATCTTTGAAGCTTGGGTTTGGATTTGGTACTCATGTTTGTACTTCTTTGGTATTGGGCTATTGTCGAAAAAAGGATCTCTTGGAAGCCTTCCGGGTGCTTGAAGTAATGTCCAAGTCAGGTGGTTGTGAAGCGAATTCAGTTACTTACTCGATTTTAATACATGGTTTATGTGAGATTGGGAAGGTTGAAGAAGCATTTGCTTTGAAAGAAGGGATGAAAGAGAAGGGTTGCCAGCCAAGTATTCGGACTTACACTGTATTAATAAAGGCTTTGTGTGATGATGGATTGATTGGTAAGGCTTTGGATTTGGTTCGTGAAATGATCGGAGAAGGATGTAAGCCTAATGTTTATACTTATACTGTTTTGATTGATGGGTTGTGCAGGGAAGGGAAGATTGAGGAGGCTAATGGGATGTTTAGGCAGATGGAAAAAGGGGGTGTTTATCCAGGGATTGTAACGTACAACGCTCTGATTAATGGATATTGTAAAGAAGGGAAGATTGTTTCTGCTTTTGAGCTTCTTAGTTTGATGGAGAAACGAAATTGCAAGCCTAATATCCGTACCTATAATGAGCTTATAGAAGGACTGTGTAGAGTCAACAGACCTTATAAGGCAATGATCCTTCTCGGAAGGGTTGTCAACAATGGCTTATTGCCTAACTGCTTgagttataatattttaattaatgggTTCTGCAGAGAAGGCCATTTTGACATGGCtttcaagatatttgaatttatgaACTCATTTGGGGTTGATACTGATGCATATAGTTTTACTGCTATGATTGATGGGTTGTGCAAACAAGGGAGACTGAAACTCGCAAATGGGCTGTTGGGTAAGATGATAAAAAAGGGAATAGAACCGGATGAAGTGACATTTACCTCACTTATGGATGGATTTTGCAAATCAGGTAACACTGGAGGTGCATCAAAGCTTTTGAAGATGATGATTGAAAATGGTTGTTTGAAGACTTGTCATGCCTTCAACTCAATTCTTCATGTTCTGAGCAAAGAATGTGAGTTGGTAAAACAATATGCCTTGTTTGGAAAGATCCTAAAGCATGGTTTGGGCCCTTCTGTTGTGACTTACACCATATTAGTAGGCGCACTTTTTCAAGCTGACAAGGTTGACCAGTCCTTGAGCATGATAGAGCTAATGAAACAAGTTGGCTGCCCTCCAGGTGTATACACATACAATGTCATGGTTAATGGCTTGTGTCAATTTGGAAGAGTTGAGGTTGCAGAGAGGATCTTGGATAGCATGTCTGATTTAGGAGTATCCCCAAATCATGTTACGTACACTATATTGGTCAAAGCTCATGTTTATGCTGGCAGGTTAGACCGTGCCCTTGAGATTGTGTCCGATATGGTTAAAAATGGATTTCAGCCCAACAGTCGTGTCTATTCTGCACTACTAACAGGATTCATTTCATCAAACAAGACCACTGAAGTAGCACATTCCCGTTCTATCAGTCCTCTATATGTTTGGTCACCATCTACTGCAGAAAATTATGATGAATGTGTTTCCAGTAACATTCTAAAGGAAATGGATCTTGAGCATGCATTCAAGCTCCaagttgaaattgagaaattCGGTGGGTCTGTTTCGGATTTCTATAATTTCCTAATTGTGGGTTTATGTGAAGTCGGAAGAATTGTAGATGCCGAACATCTTACCAAAGATATATTACGACAAGGTTCATATCCTGAGAAGGCATGTTTTTCTGTGATTGATTGGCACTCTAAGAACAGCAACTGCAACGAGTGCCTCAAGTTCTTGGATCTTATTCTCAGTAATGGTTTCGTTCCATCTTTGGCATCTTATTCATCCGTGATCCACAGTATGCATACCAAAGGAAACATCATAGAAGCTCAAAGACTATTTTCTGACCTCATGAAATACAATAATATTGGGGATGCAAAAGCAGCATTACCACATATTGAGTTCTTGGTAAACACAGATGAACCTGAAAAATGCATAGATCTTCTAAAACTAATTGAGCAAATGGTTAACAGGGAGAGGCCAGTCATCTAA